CGAGGTCGCCGACCTCGAGTACAACCTCGACACGCTCGAGGTGCGCCGCGCAGGCAAGCTGGTGCAGCTCAATCCCACGGCGCTGAAGATCCTGCAGTCGCTGATGGAGGCGTCGCCGGCGGTGGTCACCCGCCAGGAGCTCGAGACCCGGGTCTGGGGCGAGGAGCTGCCGGATTCGGACAGCCTGCGCGTGCACATCCACGGGCTGCGGGCGGTGATCGACAAGCCGTTCCCCACCCAGCTGGTGCAGACCCGCCATGGCATCGGATACCGGATCGCGGCACCGGATGCCTCAAGCTGACGACGCGGCGCCCGTGCCCAAGGGGCTCGGGCGCCGGCGTTACCGCCGCCGGCTGCGCAGCCGCATCATCCTGTCCTTCGCCCTGCTCGGGCTGGGCCTGACGGCGATGTTCGCCATCGCCGCGGCCTATGTCGGCGCGGTGGTCGAGGACCAGGCGGTCGGCACGGTGCTCAAGGAAAACCTCGACGACTACGCCGAGCGCTTCTACCAGGACCAGTCGGCGCAGCTGTCGCCGCTCGGCAGCGTGCGCGCCTATGTCTTCGGCCCGGACAAGTGGCACAACGCGCAGCCGGACTGGATCCCGCTCGAGTCCGGCGTCTACAACATGAACGGCGTCGAGGACGGCGAACCCTTCGTCTACCGCCTGGTGGTGAAGAAGGACCCGGACTACTGGTTCTTCGTCGCCCAGGACATGACCAGCACGGCCGAGGTGCGCGCGCGCATCAAGCTGATCCTCATCGCGGCGGTGGTGCTGTTCACGGTGCTGGCCGGCTTCATCGGCTGGTGGTCGGCCTCGCGCGTGATGCGCCCGGTGTCGGAACTCGCCAACCTCCTGAGCACCTCGGACGAGAGCGCGCGCCCGGCGGCGCTGGCGCCGCACTTCCCCGATGACGAAGTCGGCGAGCTGGCGACCGCGCTGGACGACTACGCCGCGCGCCTGACCGAGGTGGTCCAGCGCGACCGCGAGTTCAACGCCGACGTGAGCCATGAACTGCGCACGCCGCTGGCGGTGATCAAGGGCGCGGCCGAACTGCTGCTGTCGCGCCCGGGGCTCGACGACAAGACGCTGGCGCGGCTGCAGCGCATCCAGCGCGCCGAAGCCCAGTGCACCGACCTGATCAGCGCCCTGCTGCTGCTGTCGCGCGCCGAGCGGGGCCACGGCAGCACCGACGTGTACCGGGTGGCCGAGCAGCTGCTGGACGCGCACCGCCCGCAGCTGGGCGCGAAGGCGCTGGAGCTGCGGCTGGACGGCGGCCCCGGCCGCCTGGTGGTGGATGCACCCGAGGCGGCGGTCTCGGTGGCGCTGGGCAACCTGATCGGCAACGCCATCAAGTACACCACCGCCGGCAGCGTGGTGGTGCGCCTGCACGATCGCGCGATCGACGTGATCGATTCCGGGCCGGGCCTCAGCGCCGAGGACGCCGCGCACCTGTTCGAGCGCGGCTACCGCGGCAGCCACGCCGAGCACACCCACGGCGGCGGCATCGGCCTGTCGATCGTGCGCCGGCTGTGCCGGCTCTACGAGTGGCAGGTGCGGGTGGTCCCGGGCGCGGAGCGCGGCGTGGTGGCCACGCTCAGCTTCGATGCCGATGCCGAGGCGGACGCGGGCAGGGCCTAGCGCGGCCCGCGCCCCGGCTCAGCCCTGCAGCGGCTGCAGCCAGCCATGGCGGTCGGGCGTGCTGCCGTCGAACAGTCCGAAGAACAGCTCCTGCAGCCGCCGCGTCACCGGCCCGGCACGCCCGGCGCCGACCTGGCGGCCGTCCACCGAGCGGATCGGGGTGATCTCGGCGGCGGTGCCGCACATGAAGAGCTCGTCGCAGAGGTAGAGGTATTCGCGCGGCAGGTCGCGCTCGACCACCTCGATGCCGGCGTCGCGCGCCAGGCGGATGATCGAGTCGCGGGTGATGCCGTTGAGCAGCGCCGCGCTGACCGGCGTGGTGTGCAGCGCGCCGTCGAAGACCAGGAACAGGTTCTCGCCCGCGCCCTCGCTGAGCAGGCCGGTCGAGGCCAGCGCGATGCCCTCGCCGAAGCCCAGCCGGCGCGCCTCGCGCGCCACCAGCTGGCCGGAGAGGTAGTTGCCGCCGGCCTTGGCCCCGGCGGGGATGGTATTGGGTGCGAAGCGCTGCCAGCTGGAGACGCAGGCGTCGATGCCTTCGGTCAGCGCGCCTTCGCCCAGGTAGGGACCCATGTGCCAGGACGCCACCGCGACGTCGATCGGCGTCTCGGCGCTCAGGCCGAAGCCTCCGAGGCCGCGCCACGCCACCGGGCGCAGGTAAGCCTGCTGCAGGCCGTTGCGCCGGACCACCTCGTGGCAGGCGGCGTCGAGCTCCGCGGCGGTGTAGGGGATCGCCATCTCGTAGATGCGCGCCGAGGCGAACAGGCGGCGGGTGTGGTCCTGCAGGCGGAAGATCGCGCTGCCGCCCGGGGTCGCATAGGCGCGGATGCCCTCGAACACCGACGAGCCGTAGTGCAGGCCGTGCGCCATGACGTGGGTGGTGGCCTCGGCCCAGGGCTTGATGCCGCCGTTGTGCCAGATCCATTCGGGGTAGTGCATCGCGCGGCTCCTGTCCGGTGGATCGCCATTGTGCCGCACGGGCTCAGAGCGAGATCCACCAGCAGTCCATGTGCCGGCGCAGGCCGAACGTGGTGGTCGAGGGCGTGGCGCCGTCGGACAGCACCTGGTCGATGCGCAGCGCAACCGGCCGCCGCGGTGCCGGCGGTTCCCGCGGCGCCGTCGCCGCCGTGCCCATGACCAGGGCCGACAGCGGTGCCGGTGCGGCGGTCGTCGCCTGCGGCGCCCCGGGCGCGGCAACGACCACGGTCTGCGCGGGCCGCAGCGCGGTGACGTTGAGCAGCGGGCGGCGGGCGATCGCGTCCAGCCGCTCGAGCACTGCATAGCCGTTGCGATGGCCCATGCCGGCCCAGTGGTAGCTGCGCGCCAGCCAGTTGGTGTCGCGCGCATCGATTGCCGAGGTGACCTCGAAGATCAGGTCCTGCAGGCGGCGCGAGCAGCCGCCGCGGTAGCGCAGCGCCGCGCCGGGCGTGCTGCCTGCACCGGTGTCGGGCCGGGTCTCCACCGCGCCCAGCGAACCGCAGCTGCGGTCGGTGTATACGGTGCCGCCATCGGGCGTCGTGCAGCGCCGGACCTGGGCCTGGGCCGGTGCGGGCGCAAGGGTGGCGATCGCCACGGCCCATAGCAGCGCGGCAGCCAGGACGGGGTGGCGCGGGGAC
The sequence above is a segment of the Luteimonas sp. MC1750 genome. Coding sequences within it:
- a CDS encoding HAMP domain-containing sensor histidine kinase → MPQADDAAPVPKGLGRRRYRRRLRSRIILSFALLGLGLTAMFAIAAAYVGAVVEDQAVGTVLKENLDDYAERFYQDQSAQLSPLGSVRAYVFGPDKWHNAQPDWIPLESGVYNMNGVEDGEPFVYRLVVKKDPDYWFFVAQDMTSTAEVRARIKLILIAAVVLFTVLAGFIGWWSASRVMRPVSELANLLSTSDESARPAALAPHFPDDEVGELATALDDYAARLTEVVQRDREFNADVSHELRTPLAVIKGAAELLLSRPGLDDKTLARLQRIQRAEAQCTDLISALLLLSRAERGHGSTDVYRVAEQLLDAHRPQLGAKALELRLDGGPGRLVVDAPEAAVSVALGNLIGNAIKYTTAGSVVVRLHDRAIDVIDSGPGLSAEDAAHLFERGYRGSHAEHTHGGGIGLSIVRRLCRLYEWQVRVVPGAERGVVATLSFDADAEADAGRA
- a CDS encoding branched-chain amino acid transaminase, with product MHYPEWIWHNGGIKPWAEATTHVMAHGLHYGSSVFEGIRAYATPGGSAIFRLQDHTRRLFASARIYEMAIPYTAAELDAACHEVVRRNGLQQAYLRPVAWRGLGGFGLSAETPIDVAVASWHMGPYLGEGALTEGIDACVSSWQRFAPNTIPAGAKAGGNYLSGQLVAREARRLGFGEGIALASTGLLSEGAGENLFLVFDGALHTTPVSAALLNGITRDSIIRLARDAGIEVVERDLPREYLYLCDELFMCGTAAEITPIRSVDGRQVGAGRAGPVTRRLQELFFGLFDGSTPDRHGWLQPLQG
- a CDS encoding DUF4124 domain-containing protein, whose protein sequence is MPSPRHPVLAAALLWAVAIATLAPAPAQAQVRRCTTPDGGTVYTDRSCGSLGAVETRPDTGAGSTPGAALRYRGGCSRRLQDLIFEVTSAIDARDTNWLARSYHWAGMGHRNGYAVLERLDAIARRPLLNVTALRPAQTVVVAAPGAPQATTAAPAPLSALVMGTAATAPREPPAPRRPVALRIDQVLSDGATPSTTTFGLRRHMDCWWISL